A single region of the Hyphomicrobiales bacterium genome encodes:
- a CDS encoding hypothetical protein (Evidence 5 : Unknown function), which translates to METRTSRKTLFVFRDQAEGRRGAACGVGNTEIIQIHYVIFYFYVLVYVNYESLSLRLGRDGFRCDGEKGIWQAFVWPFNQLRGCRGEARHRAEGWRGSVSGVWSGGGLFMAPRDRVKDD; encoded by the coding sequence GTGGAAACGCGCACATCCCGCAAGACGCTTTTCGTCTTTCGTGATCAAGCTGAGGGTCGGCGTGGGGCAGCCTGCGGCGTTGGAAATACGGAAATAATACAAATTCATTATGTGATTTTTTATTTTTATGTTCTAGTTTATGTAAATTATGAAAGCCTTTCTCTCCGCCTTGGGCGAGATGGTTTTCGCTGCGACGGGGAGAAGGGGATCTGGCAGGCTTTTGTCTGGCCCTTCAATCAGTTGCGAGGATGTAGAGGAGAGGCGCGCCATAGGGCTGAGGGGTGGCGCGGCTCGGTAAGCGGTGTTTGGTCTGGGGGTGGCCTGTTCATGGCCCCTCGGGATCGGGTGAAGGATGATTGA
- a CDS encoding dTDP-4-amino-4,6-dideoxygalactose transaminase, whose protein sequence is MIPLVIPMVGPAEAEAAAEVVLSGWLTQGPEVAAFEAEFAALVGAPHACAVSNCTVALHLALMALGVGEGDEVVTVSHTFIASANAIRQCGATPVFVDILPETFTMDPGAVAAAITPRTRAILCVHQMGMPCDLAELLPIARAYGLPLIEDAACAIGSEIQLGDRWQPIGAPHGDIACFSLHPRKVLTVGDGGVITTRNPEWDRLFRLWRQHGMSIPDAARHQSARVVVEDYPTIGFNYRLTDVQAAIGRQQLKRLPWIIRRRRELADDYRALLQGIPGLRPPTEPRWARSNWQSYCVRLPARAKQRDVMQGMLDRQIATRRGIMCIHMEPAYADLPQRLPLPASEKARDECVLLPLFPQMTAEMQEEVVASLREVLS, encoded by the coding sequence ATGATCCCGCTCGTTATCCCTATGGTAGGGCCCGCGGAGGCTGAAGCCGCGGCCGAGGTCGTGCTGTCGGGGTGGCTCACGCAGGGACCCGAAGTCGCGGCCTTCGAGGCCGAATTCGCGGCGCTTGTGGGCGCGCCGCACGCCTGCGCGGTCTCCAACTGCACGGTCGCCCTGCATCTCGCACTGATGGCGCTTGGCGTGGGGGAGGGGGATGAGGTCGTCACCGTCAGTCACACCTTCATCGCCTCGGCGAACGCGATCAGGCAATGCGGTGCGACACCGGTTTTCGTGGATATTCTGCCCGAAACCTTCACGATGGATCCCGGCGCGGTGGCGGCGGCCATCACGCCGCGCACACGCGCCATTCTCTGCGTGCACCAGATGGGCATGCCCTGCGACCTCGCAGAGCTTCTGCCGATCGCCCGGGCCTATGGACTGCCGCTGATCGAGGACGCGGCCTGCGCCATTGGATCAGAGATCCAGCTCGGTGATCGTTGGCAGCCGATCGGCGCCCCCCACGGCGATATTGCCTGCTTCTCGCTTCACCCGCGCAAGGTGCTGACCGTGGGCGACGGGGGTGTCATCACGACGCGTAATCCGGAATGGGACCGGCTGTTCCGGTTGTGGCGCCAGCATGGCATGAGCATCCCGGATGCCGCGCGCCACCAGAGCGCGCGGGTGGTCGTCGAGGATTATCCGACGATCGGCTTCAACTATCGCCTGACCGACGTGCAGGCGGCGATCGGCCGTCAGCAATTGAAGCGCCTGCCCTGGATCATCCGGCGCCGGCGGGAGCTGGCGGACGACTATCGCGCGCTTCTCCAGGGCATTCCCGGACTGCGGCCGCCAACCGAGCCGCGCTGGGCGCGCTCCAATTGGCAGAGCTACTGCGTTCGGCTGCCGGCCCGCGCCAAACAGCGCGACGTGATGCAGGGGATGCTCGACCGCCAGATCGCCACACGTCGCGGCATCATGTGTATCCATATGGAGCCTGCCTACGCCGACCTGCCGCAACGCCTGCCACTGCCCGCCTCGGAGAAGGCACGCGATGAATGCGTGCTGCTGCCGCTGTTTCCGCAGATGACGGCGGAGATGCAGGAGGAGGTCGTGGCCTCGCTTCGGGAGGTGTTGTCATGA
- the fpr gene encoding Ferredoxin--NADP reductase, producing the protein MSNFFEEEVLSVQHWTPTLFSFTTTRDSGFRFLNGQFVMIGLPVNGKPLLRAYSIASANYEESLEFYSIKVPDGPLTSRLQHLKPGDRIIVGRKPTGTLVQDNLLPGRNLYLLATGTGLAPFLSVIKDPESYQRFERVVLVHGCRYVAELAFQDRILSELPGDEFLGEDVTAKLLYYPTVTREPFRNQGRITALLEAGKLEADLGLAPLDPEQDRVMICGSPEMLADLKRFLDGRGFIEGNHGEPGQYVIEKAFAQK; encoded by the coding sequence ATGAGCAATTTCTTTGAGGAAGAGGTTCTTTCGGTTCAGCATTGGACACCGACGCTGTTCAGCTTCACCACGACGCGGGACTCCGGTTTCCGGTTCCTCAATGGCCAGTTTGTGATGATCGGCCTACCGGTCAACGGCAAGCCGCTGCTGCGCGCCTATTCCATCGCCAGCGCCAATTACGAAGAGAGTCTGGAATTCTATTCCATCAAGGTGCCGGATGGCCCGCTCACCTCGCGGCTCCAGCATCTGAAGCCAGGTGATCGCATCATCGTCGGCCGCAAGCCGACGGGCACCCTGGTTCAGGATAATCTTCTGCCTGGCCGCAATCTCTACCTGCTCGCCACCGGCACGGGCCTGGCGCCCTTCCTCAGCGTCATCAAGGATCCGGAGAGTTATCAGCGTTTCGAGCGCGTGGTGCTGGTGCATGGTTGCCGGTATGTGGCGGAGCTCGCGTTCCAGGATCGCATCCTGAGTGAACTTCCGGGCGATGAATTCCTCGGAGAGGACGTGACGGCGAAGCTTCTCTACTATCCGACGGTGACCCGCGAACCCTTCCGTAACCAGGGACGCATCACGGCCCTGCTCGAAGCCGGCAAGCTGGAGGCCGATCTCGGTCTGGCACCCCTCGATCCTGAGCAAGACCGTGTCATGATCTGCGGCAGCCCCGAGATGCTGGCGGATCTCAAGAGGTTTCTCGACGGCCGGGGCTTCATCGAGGGCAATCACGGCGAGCCCGGGCAATATGTCATCGAAAAGGCCTTCGCCCAGAAGTAG
- a CDS encoding conserved hypothetical protein (Evidence 4 : Unknown function but conserved in other organisms), giving the protein MNSIHSQISAAVSGAAMLADTMFPPRLATPPAKFGVKPEAEFLPTRLVALMQQSIAATGLDLTGLAVLTEAATGAYAVTPVIAAMAGAREVYAVARPSRHGPVGLAHATVEALAQAAGVSARIALLDHVPEDRLGAIDIVTNSGHLRPLGASLIERLSPEAVIALMFEAWEFRPDDIALAACRTRGIPVVGVNERHPAIDVFSFLGPLAAALLRDSGVTLAGSRVAVICDNPFGLYLLQGLADADSFAWLFPDVSDMFAADWDAVVVALRPSDSMRLDEHDARRLAELAPEACIAQFWGDIDRAAFSDAGLTVWPRQAPRPGHMGILLSALGPEPIVRLQTGGLRAAEWVRRGGGAMPDGFAQIV; this is encoded by the coding sequence ATGAACAGCATTCATTCGCAGATATCTGCCGCCGTGAGCGGCGCCGCAATGCTGGCGGACACGATGTTTCCTCCACGCCTCGCCACGCCTCCGGCCAAGTTCGGGGTCAAGCCCGAGGCCGAGTTCCTCCCGACGCGGCTCGTTGCGCTCATGCAGCAATCGATCGCGGCGACGGGGCTCGACCTGACGGGCCTCGCCGTCCTGACGGAGGCGGCGACGGGCGCCTACGCGGTGACGCCGGTGATCGCGGCCATGGCCGGGGCGCGTGAGGTCTATGCGGTGGCGCGCCCGAGCCGTCATGGCCCCGTCGGCCTCGCGCATGCGACTGTTGAGGCGCTCGCCCAGGCGGCCGGCGTTTCGGCAAGGATCGCGCTGCTCGACCATGTGCCCGAGGATCGGCTCGGCGCGATCGATATCGTCACCAACAGCGGCCATCTCCGACCTCTTGGAGCAAGCCTCATTGAACGGCTGTCGCCGGAAGCGGTGATCGCGCTGATGTTCGAGGCCTGGGAGTTCCGGCCGGACGATATCGCGCTCGCGGCTTGCCGAACCCGCGGCATCCCGGTCGTCGGCGTCAACGAGCGGCATCCGGCTATCGATGTCTTTTCCTTCTTGGGCCCACTCGCGGCAGCGTTGCTGCGCGACTCGGGCGTGACGCTTGCGGGGAGCCGGGTTGCTGTGATCTGCGACAATCCGTTCGGGCTCTACCTTCTGCAAGGGCTGGCCGATGCCGATAGCTTCGCGTGGCTGTTCCCGGACGTCAGCGACATGTTCGCCGCCGACTGGGACGCCGTCGTCGTCGCCTTGCGGCCCTCCGATTCGATGCGGCTCGATGAGCATGATGCACGCCGCCTCGCGGAACTGGCGCCGGAAGCTTGCATCGCCCAGTTCTGGGGCGATATCGACCGGGCGGCCTTTAGCGATGCGGGGTTGACGGTCTGGCCGCGCCAGGCGCCTCGACCCGGGCATATGGGCATCCTCCTCAGCGCGCTCGGGCCGGAACCCATCGTGCGGCTCCAGACAGGCGGTTTGCGCGCTGCCGAGTGGGTCAGGCGCGGCGGTGGCGCCATGCCGGATGGTTTCGCACAAATAGTGTGA
- a CDS encoding Saccharopine dehydrogenase-like NADP-dependent oxidoreductase — protein sequence MTIQQPVQSQPVQSLVRSIPAQVTVTPSRRITVLGAGHIGTTIATMLAGAGHTVTLADAREAQLALVRGKRLKRARIDAADRSALLRHLKDQDIVVSALPYTLNRGIAQAAVETGTHYFDLTEDVATTAFIRTLASSAPVALMPQCGLAPGFICVLGAEMARRFERPHSLSMRVGALPRYPTNALRYNVTWSIDGLINEYCNPCEIIHAGQITRVPALDGLENVLIDGVAYEAFNTSGGLGTLTETLAGQVDDMSYKTLRYPGHAEIMKLLLQGLALAEDRGTLRRILERAAPFTPNDVVIIFVTGIGERRSRMEEDSIILRYESTAEFGAIQLTTAAGCVAMIELFLTGRLPARGFLKQEDARLEEFLGTSAGQLLVRHARGSETE from the coding sequence ATGACCATCCAGCAGCCTGTCCAATCCCAGCCTGTCCAGTCCCTTGTGCGTTCGATACCGGCGCAGGTCACGGTCACACCGTCGCGGCGCATCACCGTGTTGGGCGCGGGCCATATCGGTACGACCATTGCGACGATGCTCGCTGGCGCCGGCCACACGGTGACACTCGCCGATGCCCGCGAGGCGCAGCTCGCGCTGGTGCGTGGCAAGAGATTGAAGCGCGCCCGCATCGACGCAGCAGACAGGAGTGCTCTGCTGCGGCATCTGAAAGATCAGGACATCGTCGTCAGCGCCTTGCCCTACACCCTCAACAGGGGCATCGCCCAGGCGGCCGTGGAGACGGGCACGCATTACTTCGATCTCACCGAGGACGTCGCGACCACCGCGTTCATCCGCACGCTCGCCTCCTCGGCGCCTGTCGCCCTGATGCCTCAATGCGGCCTCGCGCCCGGTTTCATCTGCGTGCTCGGCGCCGAAATGGCCCGGCGTTTCGAGCGACCGCACAGCCTGAGCATGCGCGTCGGCGCCCTGCCGCGCTACCCCACCAACGCCTTGCGTTACAACGTAACCTGGTCGATCGATGGCCTTATCAACGAGTATTGCAACCCGTGCGAGATCATTCACGCGGGGCAGATCACACGCGTCCCGGCGCTTGACGGCCTGGAGAACGTCTTGATCGATGGCGTGGCCTACGAAGCGTTCAATACATCCGGCGGGCTCGGCACCCTCACCGAGACCCTGGCCGGCCAGGTCGACGATATGTCCTACAAGACGCTGCGCTATCCCGGCCACGCCGAGATCATGAAGCTCCTGTTGCAGGGACTTGCGCTCGCCGAGGACCGGGGGACGCTGCGCCGCATCCTCGAACGCGCCGCGCCGTTCACGCCCAATGACGTGGTGATCATCTTCGTGACGGGGATCGGCGAACGCCGGAGCCGGATGGAGGAGGACAGCATCATCCTCCGCTATGAAAGCACGGCCGAGTTTGGCGCCATCCAGCTCACCACCGCCGCCGGCTGCGTCGCCATGATCGAGCTGTTCCTGACCGGCCGGCTACCGGCGCGAGGCTTCCTGAAGCAGGAGGATGCGCGCCTCGAGGAATTCCTCGGCACCTCGGCCGGGCAACTGCTGGTGCGCCATGCGCGCGGATCGGAGACGGAGTGA